The proteins below come from a single Mustela erminea isolate mMusErm1 chromosome 14, mMusErm1.Pri, whole genome shotgun sequence genomic window:
- the ZNF239 gene encoding zinc finger protein 239 produces MANEEYLSLKVPSQMTTQDSSVTFCKNEPQDLQKSKSLFVTEESTERKVLRGESPPMDHCSENLQIKLMSDVTELVSPLVSGEANCQNGQLKESLDLFDCNCKDVCGWKSRVVSRSHQRAHTEEKPCNHCNIEKRHNNSSDGHPCEKIHPAEKLHRCSQCGKDFSEHSELLLHQRHHTEEKPYKCELCGKGFTRSSSLLIHRAVHTDEKPYKCDKCGKGFTRSSSLLIHHAVHTGEKPYKCDKCGKGFSQSSKLHIHQRVHTGEKPYECGECGMSFSQRSNLHIHQRVHTGERPYKCGECGKGFSQSSNLHIHRCIHTGEKPFQCYECGKGFSQSSDLRIHLRVHTGEKPYHCGKCGKGFSQSSKLLIHQRVHTGEKPYECSKCGKGFSQSSNLHIHQRVHRKDPIK; encoded by the coding sequence atgGCGAATGAAGAGTATTTGTCTTTGAAAGTCCCAAGCCAAATGACCACACAGGACTCCTCAGTGACGTTCTGTAAAAATGAGCCCCAGGATCTTCAGAAAAGCAAAAGTCTATTTGTAACTGAAGAAAGCACTGAGAGAAAAGTCTTGCGGGGAGAAAGTCCTCCCATGGATCATTGTTCAGAGAACCTTCAAATTAAACTTATGTCTGATGTAACAGAACTGGTCTCACCATTGGTCTCTGGTGAGGCAAATTGCCAGAATGGCCAATTGAAAGAGTCTTTGGATCTCTTTGACTGTAACTGCAAAGATGTTTGTGGTTGGAAATCACGAGTGGTGAGTCGTAGTCATCAGAGAGCTCATACAGAGGAGAAACCCTGTAACCATTGCAACATTGAGAAGAGACATAACAACAGCTCAGATGGTCATCCGTGTGAGAAAATCCACCCTGCAGAGAAATTACACAGGTGTAGTCAGTGTGGTAAGGACTTCAGTGAGCACTCAGAACTACTGCTTCATCAAAGACACCACACAGAGGAAAAGCCCTACAAATGTGAGCTGTGTGGGAAGGGCTTCACGAGGAGCTCCAGTCTCCTCATCCATCGAGCAGTCCACACCGATGAGAAACCCTATAAGTGTGACAAGTGTGGGAAAGGCTTCACAAGAAGTTCGAGTCTGCTCATTCATCATGCAGTCCATACAGGCGAGAAGCCTTATAAATGTGACAAGTGTGGCAAGGGCTTTAGTCAGAGCTCCAAACTGCATATCCACCAGCGAGTgcacactggagagaagccctatgaGTGCGGGGAGTGTGGTATGAGTTTCAGTCAGCGCTCCAACCTGCACATCCACCAGCGAGTCCACACTGGGGAGAGGCCCTACAAGTGTGGGGAGTGCGGGAAGGGCTTCAGTCAGAGTTCAAACCTTCACATTCACCGCTGCATACACACAGGCGAGAAACCTTTCCAGTGCTATGAGTGTGGGAAGGGCTTCAGCCAGAGTTCTGATCTCCGCATCCATCTCAGAgtccacactggagagaagccctatCACTGTGGCAAATGTGGGAAGGGATTTAGCCAGAGTTCAAAACTCCTCATCCATCAGAGAGTGcatactggagagaagccctatgaGTGCAGCAAGTGTGGGAAAGGCTTCAGCCAGAGCTCCAACCTCCACATCCACCAACGGGTTCATAGGAAAGATCCCATTAAATAA